A genomic window from Halodesulfovibrio sp. includes:
- a CDS encoding phosphatidylserine decarboxylase family protein encodes MRKASSGLTPEGIPSLVLTGLGTLAFAIMGCWVLSTVFFILFWFSLHFFRDPERVTPTGEGLAVSPADGKVIKITPMEDPFTGERRMCVCIFMNVFSVHVNRSPIQGVVRGIKYYSGKYLNAAWDKASTDNERCAYDLEHVDGSRWTMVQIAGLIARRIVCRVDEGDALNRGERYGMIKFGSRVDLYLPEDYAPAVAVGEQVFAGETVIASRTEK; translated from the coding sequence ATGAGAAAAGCTTCAAGCGGTCTTACTCCCGAAGGCATTCCTTCTTTAGTCTTAACAGGTCTCGGCACTCTTGCATTTGCAATTATGGGCTGCTGGGTACTTTCGACTGTATTTTTTATCCTTTTCTGGTTCAGTCTGCATTTCTTCCGTGATCCGGAACGTGTGACTCCAACTGGAGAAGGGCTTGCTGTAAGCCCTGCGGATGGTAAGGTCATCAAAATTACACCAATGGAAGACCCGTTCACTGGCGAGCGCCGTATGTGTGTATGTATTTTTATGAACGTATTCAGCGTACATGTAAACCGCTCCCCGATTCAGGGTGTTGTGCGCGGTATTAAATACTATTCAGGTAAGTACTTGAACGCCGCATGGGACAAGGCTTCTACCGATAACGAACGTTGTGCATATGACCTTGAGCATGTAGACGGCAGCCGCTGGACTATGGTGCAAATTGCCGGACTTATTGCTCGCAGAATTGTATGTCGTGTGGATGAAGGTGATGCGTTAAACCGTGGAGAACGTTACGGAATGATCAAGTTTGGCTCTCGGGTTGACCTTTACTTACCAGAGGACTATGCTCCTGCTGTTGCTGTAGGCGAACAGGTATTTGCAGGTGAAACTGTAATTGCCAGCCGAACAGAAAAATAA
- a CDS encoding HAD family phosphatase: MTTEQAQPIEVVFFDFSGVLADEGFVNGLRKIAVRNGFDPDEFQHIATEICYEGGYATGTATEVEFWEEVRKKTGLVEQTELLHLEIMTGFDVRLWMLEVVDVIRASGVKTAILSDHTNWLESLDFEHSIYSHFDRVFNSFREGISKRSHDYFHHALRAMDVVPERALFVDDNPSNLLRATDIGMQTLLYDEHDKVLKQLQELFPDLIFPAI, encoded by the coding sequence ATGACTACGGAACAGGCTCAACCGATAGAGGTAGTGTTTTTTGACTTCAGCGGTGTACTTGCTGACGAAGGGTTTGTTAATGGATTGCGTAAAATAGCTGTGCGCAATGGATTTGACCCTGATGAGTTTCAGCATATTGCAACAGAAATATGTTACGAAGGCGGATACGCGACCGGCACAGCGACTGAAGTTGAATTTTGGGAAGAAGTGCGCAAGAAAACAGGGCTGGTTGAACAGACGGAACTGCTGCATTTAGAAATTATGACAGGTTTTGATGTTCGATTGTGGATGCTTGAAGTCGTTGACGTTATCCGTGCAAGCGGCGTCAAAACAGCTATTCTGAGCGACCATACGAACTGGTTGGAATCCCTTGACTTTGAGCATTCCATTTATTCTCACTTCGACAGAGTGTTCAACTCCTTCCGTGAAGGTATTTCCAAGCGCTCGCATGACTATTTTCATCATGCTCTCCGCGCTATGGATGTTGTACCTGAGCGTGCCTTGTTTGTGGATGACAACCCTTCTAACCTGCTGCGCGCAACCGATATTGGAATGCAGACTCTGCTTTATGATGAGCATGACAAGGTGCTGAAGCAATTGCAGGAATTGTTTCCTGATCTTATTTTTCCTGCAATATAA
- a CDS encoding DUF523 and DUF1722 domain-containing protein: MQNEKKIRIGISSCLLGNPVRFDGGHKKDQWLVNVLGEYVEYVPVCPEVEVGLPIPREAMRLVGDPEDPRLVTVKTYQEITPKMKEYAAKRVVELEKENLCGFVFKRSSPSSGMERVKVYKDVDPKEAKNAGAPSLKGVGIFAKKFMEHFPLLPVEEEGRLGDARLRENFIEQIFVMQRWRELREQPFSLHNLLEFHAQHKLLIMSHSVEHYRSMGNLVAHGKKVDPETLMEQYQTELLTALKIKATVKKHTNVLQHIAGYFKKQLSPDEKQELQEVISQYHANLVPLIVPITLCNHYIRKYDEKYLRSQWYLNPHPVELKLRNHV; this comes from the coding sequence ATGCAAAACGAAAAAAAAATTCGAATCGGTATCTCCTCATGTCTTCTGGGCAACCCTGTACGCTTTGACGGCGGTCATAAAAAAGACCAGTGGCTTGTAAATGTTCTTGGTGAATATGTTGAATACGTACCTGTTTGTCCGGAAGTTGAAGTCGGACTTCCCATACCCAGAGAAGCAATGCGACTTGTCGGTGATCCTGAAGACCCGCGCTTGGTCACAGTAAAAACGTATCAGGAAATCACTCCAAAAATGAAGGAATATGCTGCCAAACGAGTAGTTGAGCTTGAAAAAGAAAATCTCTGTGGATTTGTTTTTAAACGCTCTTCCCCTTCCAGCGGAATGGAACGCGTAAAAGTATATAAAGATGTAGACCCGAAAGAAGCTAAAAATGCAGGAGCACCAAGCCTGAAAGGCGTCGGTATTTTTGCCAAAAAATTCATGGAACATTTTCCGCTTCTGCCAGTTGAAGAAGAAGGCAGGCTCGGCGATGCTCGTCTTCGGGAGAATTTCATTGAACAAATATTCGTCATGCAGCGCTGGCGGGAATTACGCGAGCAGCCATTTTCACTGCATAACCTGCTAGAATTTCATGCACAGCATAAATTACTTATTATGTCGCACAGTGTGGAACACTATCGCTCAATGGGAAATCTTGTAGCACACGGAAAAAAAGTTGATCCAGAAACACTCATGGAGCAATACCAGACTGAGTTACTTACTGCATTGAAGATAAAAGCCACTGTAAAAAAACATACTAATGTATTACAGCACATTGCAGGGTACTTTAAAAAACAACTTTCTCCTGATGAAAAGCAGGAGCTTCAAGAAGTAATATCACAATACCATGCGAACCTTGTTCCGCTTATTGTTCCGATAACATTGTGTAATCACTATATACGAAAGTATGATGAAAAATACTTACGCTCACAATGGTATCTCAATCCACATCCGGTTGAGCTTAAATTGCGAAACCATGTTTAA